A window of Tursiops truncatus isolate mTurTru1 chromosome 8, mTurTru1.mat.Y, whole genome shotgun sequence contains these coding sequences:
- the ATG13 gene encoding autophagy-related protein 13 isoform X4, whose product METDLNSQDRKDLDKFIKFFALKTVQVIVQARLGEKICTRSSSSPTGSDWFNLAIKDIPEVTHEAKKALAGQLPAVGRSMCVEISLKTSEGDSMELEIWCLEMNEKCDKEIKVSYAVYNRLSLLLKSLLAITRVTPAYRLSRKQGHEYVILYRIYFGEVQLNGLGEGFQTVRVGTVGTPVGTITLSCAYRINLAFMSTRHFERTPPIMGIIIDHFVDRPYPSSSPMHPCNYRTAGEDTGVTYPSVEDSQEVCTTSFSTSPPSQLSSSRLSCQPAALGVGSADLGCPAVFAAGLNTTHPYQLMVPGKEGGVPLAPNQPAHGAQAGDQERLTTYTPSDGAHCAATPSSSEDTETVSNSSEGRASPHDVLETIFVRKVGAFVNKPINQVTLTSLDIPFAMFAAKNLELEDVDPMVNPPDSPETTSPLQGSLHSDGSSGGSSGNTQDDFVMIDFKPAFSKDDILPMDLGTFYREFQNPPQLSSLSIDIGAQSMAEDLLSTLFYILEICDTLQMNTMAFHRAQERPDPKHTAGKRQS is encoded by the exons ATGGAAACTGATCTCAATTCCCAGGACAGAAAGGACCTGGACAAGTTCATTAAGTTTTTTGCCCTCAAG aCTGTCCAAGTGATTGTCCAGGCTCGACTGGGTGAGAAGATTTGTACTCGTTCATCTTCTTCCCCAACGGGTTCAGACTGG ttCAATTTAGCAATCAAAGACATCCCAGAGGTTACGCATGAAGCAAAGAAGGCGCTGGCAGGGCAGCTGCCTGCCGTCGGGAGGTCTATGTGTGTGGAGATCTCACTCAAGACTTCTGAG GGAGATTCCATGGAGCTAGAAATCTGGTGTctggaaatgaatgaaaa GTGtgataaagaaatcaaagtttCCTATGCCGTGTACAACAGACTGTCGTTGCTACTGAAGTCTCTCCTTGCTATAACTAGGGTGACACCAGCTTACAGACTGTCCAGGAAACAAGGGCATGAATATGTCATATTGTATAG AATATATTTTGGGGAAGTTCAGCTGAATGGCTTAGGAGAAG GTTTCCAGACAGTTCGTGTTGGGACAGTGGGTACCCCTGTGGGCACCATCACTCTTTCTTGTGCTTACAGAATTAACTTGGCATTCATGTCCACCAG GCACTTTGAGAGGACCCCACCTATCATGGGGATTATTATTGATCACTTTGTGGACCGTCCCTATCCCAGCTCCTCGCCCATGCATCCCTGCAATTACAG AACCGCTGGTGAGGACACTGGAGTAACATATCCTTCTGTGGAAGATTCTCAAGAAGTGTGTACCACCTCTTTTTCCACCTCCCCTCCATCCCAG CTCTCAAGCTCTCGCCTTTCCTGTCAGCCTGCTGCCCTGGGCGTTGGATCAGCTGACCTGGGTTGTCCAGCAGTGTTTGCTGCCGGCTTAAACACCACACACCCTTACCAG CTAATGGTTCCCGGGAAGGAAGGTGGGGTACCCCTTGCTCCCAACCAGCCTGCCCACGGTGCCCAGGCTGGTGACCAGGAGAGACTGACAACCTACACCCCTTCTGATGGGGCCCACTGTGCTGCCACACCTTCCAGCAG TGAGGATACTGAAACTGTGTCAAACAGCAGTGAGGGACGGGCCTCCCCCCATGATGTCTTGGAGACCATCTTTGTCCGGAAAGTGGGGGCTTTTGTCAACAAACCCATCAACCAG GTGACCCTGACCAGTTTGGACATACCCTTTGCCATGTTTGCTGCCAAGAATTTGGAACTGGAGGATGTGGATCCCATG GTGAATCCTCCAGATTCCCCAGAGACTACATCTCCTCTTCAGGGCAGCCTGCACTCTGATGGCTCCAGTGGGGGCAGCAGTGGCAATACCCAGGACGACTTTGTCATGATCGACTTC aaaccagCTTTTTCTAAAGACGACATTCTTCCGATGGACTTGGGGACCTTCTATCGTGAATTTCAGAACCCCCCTCAGCTGAGCAGCCTCTCCATAGATATCGGGGCACAGTCCATGGCTGAGGACTTG
- the ATG13 gene encoding autophagy-related protein 13 isoform X6 gives METDLNSQDRKDLDKFIKFFALKTVQVIVQARLGEKICTRSSSSPTGSDWFNLAIKDIPEVTHEAKKALAGQLPAVGRSMCVEISLKTSEGDSMELEIWCLEMNEKCDKEIKVSYAVYNRLSLLLKSLLAITRVTPAYRLSRKQGHEYVILYRIYFGEVQLNGLGEGFQTVRVGTVGTPVGTITLSCAYRINLAFMSTRHFERTPPIMGIIIDHFVDRPYPSSSPMHPCNYRTAGEDTGVTYPSVEDSQEVCTTSFSTSPPSQLSSSRLSCQPAALGVGSADLGCPAVFAAGLNTTHPYQLMVPGKEGGVPLAPNQPAHGAQAGDQERLTTYTPSDGAHCAATPSSSEDTETVSNSSEGRASPHDVLETIFVRKVGAFVNKPINQVTLTSLDIPFAMFAAKNLELEDVDPMGSLHSDGSSGGSSGNTQDDFVMIDFKPAFSKDDILPMDLGTFYREFQNPPQLSSLSIDIGAQSMAEDLDSLPEKLAVHEKNVREFDAFVETLQ, from the exons ATGGAAACTGATCTCAATTCCCAGGACAGAAAGGACCTGGACAAGTTCATTAAGTTTTTTGCCCTCAAG aCTGTCCAAGTGATTGTCCAGGCTCGACTGGGTGAGAAGATTTGTACTCGTTCATCTTCTTCCCCAACGGGTTCAGACTGG ttCAATTTAGCAATCAAAGACATCCCAGAGGTTACGCATGAAGCAAAGAAGGCGCTGGCAGGGCAGCTGCCTGCCGTCGGGAGGTCTATGTGTGTGGAGATCTCACTCAAGACTTCTGAG GGAGATTCCATGGAGCTAGAAATCTGGTGTctggaaatgaatgaaaa GTGtgataaagaaatcaaagtttCCTATGCCGTGTACAACAGACTGTCGTTGCTACTGAAGTCTCTCCTTGCTATAACTAGGGTGACACCAGCTTACAGACTGTCCAGGAAACAAGGGCATGAATATGTCATATTGTATAG AATATATTTTGGGGAAGTTCAGCTGAATGGCTTAGGAGAAG GTTTCCAGACAGTTCGTGTTGGGACAGTGGGTACCCCTGTGGGCACCATCACTCTTTCTTGTGCTTACAGAATTAACTTGGCATTCATGTCCACCAG GCACTTTGAGAGGACCCCACCTATCATGGGGATTATTATTGATCACTTTGTGGACCGTCCCTATCCCAGCTCCTCGCCCATGCATCCCTGCAATTACAG AACCGCTGGTGAGGACACTGGAGTAACATATCCTTCTGTGGAAGATTCTCAAGAAGTGTGTACCACCTCTTTTTCCACCTCCCCTCCATCCCAG CTCTCAAGCTCTCGCCTTTCCTGTCAGCCTGCTGCCCTGGGCGTTGGATCAGCTGACCTGGGTTGTCCAGCAGTGTTTGCTGCCGGCTTAAACACCACACACCCTTACCAG CTAATGGTTCCCGGGAAGGAAGGTGGGGTACCCCTTGCTCCCAACCAGCCTGCCCACGGTGCCCAGGCTGGTGACCAGGAGAGACTGACAACCTACACCCCTTCTGATGGGGCCCACTGTGCTGCCACACCTTCCAGCAG TGAGGATACTGAAACTGTGTCAAACAGCAGTGAGGGACGGGCCTCCCCCCATGATGTCTTGGAGACCATCTTTGTCCGGAAAGTGGGGGCTTTTGTCAACAAACCCATCAACCAG GTGACCCTGACCAGTTTGGACATACCCTTTGCCATGTTTGCTGCCAAGAATTTGGAACTGGAGGATGTGGATCCCATG GGCAGCCTGCACTCTGATGGCTCCAGTGGGGGCAGCAGTGGCAATACCCAGGACGACTTTGTCATGATCGACTTC aaaccagCTTTTTCTAAAGACGACATTCTTCCGATGGACTTGGGGACCTTCTATCGTGAATTTCAGAACCCCCCTCAGCTGAGCAGCCTCTCCATAGATATCGGGGCACAGTCCATGGCTGAGGACTTG GACTCACTACCAGAGAAGCTGGCTGTGCACGAGAAGAATGTCCGAGAATTTGATGCCTTTGTAGAAACCCTGCAGTAA
- the ATG13 gene encoding autophagy-related protein 13 isoform X8 — translation METDLNSQDRKDLDKFIKFFALKTVQVIVQARLGEKICTRSSSSPTGSDWFNLAIKDIPEVTHEAKKALAGQLPAVGRSMCVEISLKTSEGDSMELEIWCLEMNEKCDKEIKVSYAVYNRLSLLLKSLLAITRVTPAYRLSRKQGHEYVILYRIYFGEVQLNGLGEGFQTVRVGTVGTPVGTITLSCAYRINLAFMSTRHFERTPPIMGIIIDHFVDRPYPSSSPMHPCNYRTAGEDTGVTYPSVEDSQEVCTTSFSTSPPSQLMVPGKEGGVPLAPNQPAHGAQAGDQERLTTYTPSDGAHCAATPSSSEDTETVSNSSEGRASPHDVLETIFVRKVGAFVNKPINQVTLTSLDIPFAMFAAKNLELEDVDPMGSLHSDGSSGGSSGNTQDDFVMIDFKPAFSKDDILPMDLGTFYREFQNPPQLSSLSIDIGAQSMAEDLDSLPEKLAVHEKNVREFDAFVETLQ, via the exons ATGGAAACTGATCTCAATTCCCAGGACAGAAAGGACCTGGACAAGTTCATTAAGTTTTTTGCCCTCAAG aCTGTCCAAGTGATTGTCCAGGCTCGACTGGGTGAGAAGATTTGTACTCGTTCATCTTCTTCCCCAACGGGTTCAGACTGG ttCAATTTAGCAATCAAAGACATCCCAGAGGTTACGCATGAAGCAAAGAAGGCGCTGGCAGGGCAGCTGCCTGCCGTCGGGAGGTCTATGTGTGTGGAGATCTCACTCAAGACTTCTGAG GGAGATTCCATGGAGCTAGAAATCTGGTGTctggaaatgaatgaaaa GTGtgataaagaaatcaaagtttCCTATGCCGTGTACAACAGACTGTCGTTGCTACTGAAGTCTCTCCTTGCTATAACTAGGGTGACACCAGCTTACAGACTGTCCAGGAAACAAGGGCATGAATATGTCATATTGTATAG AATATATTTTGGGGAAGTTCAGCTGAATGGCTTAGGAGAAG GTTTCCAGACAGTTCGTGTTGGGACAGTGGGTACCCCTGTGGGCACCATCACTCTTTCTTGTGCTTACAGAATTAACTTGGCATTCATGTCCACCAG GCACTTTGAGAGGACCCCACCTATCATGGGGATTATTATTGATCACTTTGTGGACCGTCCCTATCCCAGCTCCTCGCCCATGCATCCCTGCAATTACAG AACCGCTGGTGAGGACACTGGAGTAACATATCCTTCTGTGGAAGATTCTCAAGAAGTGTGTACCACCTCTTTTTCCACCTCCCCTCCATCCCAG CTAATGGTTCCCGGGAAGGAAGGTGGGGTACCCCTTGCTCCCAACCAGCCTGCCCACGGTGCCCAGGCTGGTGACCAGGAGAGACTGACAACCTACACCCCTTCTGATGGGGCCCACTGTGCTGCCACACCTTCCAGCAG TGAGGATACTGAAACTGTGTCAAACAGCAGTGAGGGACGGGCCTCCCCCCATGATGTCTTGGAGACCATCTTTGTCCGGAAAGTGGGGGCTTTTGTCAACAAACCCATCAACCAG GTGACCCTGACCAGTTTGGACATACCCTTTGCCATGTTTGCTGCCAAGAATTTGGAACTGGAGGATGTGGATCCCATG GGCAGCCTGCACTCTGATGGCTCCAGTGGGGGCAGCAGTGGCAATACCCAGGACGACTTTGTCATGATCGACTTC aaaccagCTTTTTCTAAAGACGACATTCTTCCGATGGACTTGGGGACCTTCTATCGTGAATTTCAGAACCCCCCTCAGCTGAGCAGCCTCTCCATAGATATCGGGGCACAGTCCATGGCTGAGGACTTG GACTCACTACCAGAGAAGCTGGCTGTGCACGAGAAGAATGTCCGAGAATTTGATGCCTTTGTAGAAACCCTGCAGTAA
- the ATG13 gene encoding autophagy-related protein 13 isoform X7: METDLNSQDRKDLDKFIKFFALKTVQVIVQARLGEKICTRSSSSPTGSDWFNLAIKDIPEVTHEAKKALAGQLPAVGRSMCVEISLKTSEGDSMELEIWCLEMNEKCDKEIKVSYAVYNRLSLLLKSLLAITRVTPAYRLSRKQGHEYVILYRIYFGEVQLNGLGEGFQTVRVGTVGTPVGTITLSCAYRINLAFMSTRHFERTPPIMGIIIDHFVDRPYPSSSPMHPCNYRTAGEDTGVTYPSVEDSQEVCTTSFSTSPPSQLMVPGKEGGVPLAPNQPAHGAQAGDQERLTTYTPSDGAHCAATPSSSEDTETVSNSSEGRASPHDVLETIFVRKVGAFVNKPINQVTLTSLDIPFAMFAAKNLELEDVDPMVNPPDSPETTSPLQGSLHSDGSSGGSSGNTQDDFVMIDFKPAFSKDDILPMDLGTFYREFQNPPQLSSLSIDIGAQSMAEDLDSLPEKLAVHEKNVREFDAFVETLQ, from the exons ATGGAAACTGATCTCAATTCCCAGGACAGAAAGGACCTGGACAAGTTCATTAAGTTTTTTGCCCTCAAG aCTGTCCAAGTGATTGTCCAGGCTCGACTGGGTGAGAAGATTTGTACTCGTTCATCTTCTTCCCCAACGGGTTCAGACTGG ttCAATTTAGCAATCAAAGACATCCCAGAGGTTACGCATGAAGCAAAGAAGGCGCTGGCAGGGCAGCTGCCTGCCGTCGGGAGGTCTATGTGTGTGGAGATCTCACTCAAGACTTCTGAG GGAGATTCCATGGAGCTAGAAATCTGGTGTctggaaatgaatgaaaa GTGtgataaagaaatcaaagtttCCTATGCCGTGTACAACAGACTGTCGTTGCTACTGAAGTCTCTCCTTGCTATAACTAGGGTGACACCAGCTTACAGACTGTCCAGGAAACAAGGGCATGAATATGTCATATTGTATAG AATATATTTTGGGGAAGTTCAGCTGAATGGCTTAGGAGAAG GTTTCCAGACAGTTCGTGTTGGGACAGTGGGTACCCCTGTGGGCACCATCACTCTTTCTTGTGCTTACAGAATTAACTTGGCATTCATGTCCACCAG GCACTTTGAGAGGACCCCACCTATCATGGGGATTATTATTGATCACTTTGTGGACCGTCCCTATCCCAGCTCCTCGCCCATGCATCCCTGCAATTACAG AACCGCTGGTGAGGACACTGGAGTAACATATCCTTCTGTGGAAGATTCTCAAGAAGTGTGTACCACCTCTTTTTCCACCTCCCCTCCATCCCAG CTAATGGTTCCCGGGAAGGAAGGTGGGGTACCCCTTGCTCCCAACCAGCCTGCCCACGGTGCCCAGGCTGGTGACCAGGAGAGACTGACAACCTACACCCCTTCTGATGGGGCCCACTGTGCTGCCACACCTTCCAGCAG TGAGGATACTGAAACTGTGTCAAACAGCAGTGAGGGACGGGCCTCCCCCCATGATGTCTTGGAGACCATCTTTGTCCGGAAAGTGGGGGCTTTTGTCAACAAACCCATCAACCAG GTGACCCTGACCAGTTTGGACATACCCTTTGCCATGTTTGCTGCCAAGAATTTGGAACTGGAGGATGTGGATCCCATG GTGAATCCTCCAGATTCCCCAGAGACTACATCTCCTCTTCAGGGCAGCCTGCACTCTGATGGCTCCAGTGGGGGCAGCAGTGGCAATACCCAGGACGACTTTGTCATGATCGACTTC aaaccagCTTTTTCTAAAGACGACATTCTTCCGATGGACTTGGGGACCTTCTATCGTGAATTTCAGAACCCCCCTCAGCTGAGCAGCCTCTCCATAGATATCGGGGCACAGTCCATGGCTGAGGACTTG GACTCACTACCAGAGAAGCTGGCTGTGCACGAGAAGAATGTCCGAGAATTTGATGCCTTTGTAGAAACCCTGCAGTAA
- the ATG13 gene encoding autophagy-related protein 13 isoform X3: protein METDLNSQDRKDLDKFIKFFALKTVQVIVQARLGEKICTRSSSSPTGSDWFNLAIKDIPEVTHEAKKALAGQLPAVGRSMCVEISLKTSEGDSMELEIWCLEMNEKCDKEIKVSYAVYNRLSLLLKSLLAITRVTPAYRLSRKQGHEYVILYRIYFGEVQLNGLGEGFQTVRVGTVGTPVGTITLSCAYRINLAFMSTRHFERTPPIMGIIIDHFVDRPYPSSSPMHPCNYRTAGEDTGVTYPSVEDSQEVCTTSFSTSPPSQLMVPGKEGGVPLAPNQPAHGAQAGDQERLTTYTPSDGAHCAATPSSSEDTETVSNSSEGRASPHDVLETIFVRKVGAFVNKPINQVTLTSLDIPFAMFAAKNLELEDVDPMVNPPDSPETTSPLQGSLHSDGSSGGSSGNTQDDFVMIDFKPAFSKDDILPMDLGTFYREFQNPPQLSSLSIDIGAQSMAEDLAAASLQDPISERPGRLSPDFELSLGGAEQLSRPALVPQPCTMKGMSPRRTHTAPPGQGWDQSCLQVGEPLPLLQPTLFGNIELYFKMYSRDFQ from the exons ATGGAAACTGATCTCAATTCCCAGGACAGAAAGGACCTGGACAAGTTCATTAAGTTTTTTGCCCTCAAG aCTGTCCAAGTGATTGTCCAGGCTCGACTGGGTGAGAAGATTTGTACTCGTTCATCTTCTTCCCCAACGGGTTCAGACTGG ttCAATTTAGCAATCAAAGACATCCCAGAGGTTACGCATGAAGCAAAGAAGGCGCTGGCAGGGCAGCTGCCTGCCGTCGGGAGGTCTATGTGTGTGGAGATCTCACTCAAGACTTCTGAG GGAGATTCCATGGAGCTAGAAATCTGGTGTctggaaatgaatgaaaa GTGtgataaagaaatcaaagtttCCTATGCCGTGTACAACAGACTGTCGTTGCTACTGAAGTCTCTCCTTGCTATAACTAGGGTGACACCAGCTTACAGACTGTCCAGGAAACAAGGGCATGAATATGTCATATTGTATAG AATATATTTTGGGGAAGTTCAGCTGAATGGCTTAGGAGAAG GTTTCCAGACAGTTCGTGTTGGGACAGTGGGTACCCCTGTGGGCACCATCACTCTTTCTTGTGCTTACAGAATTAACTTGGCATTCATGTCCACCAG GCACTTTGAGAGGACCCCACCTATCATGGGGATTATTATTGATCACTTTGTGGACCGTCCCTATCCCAGCTCCTCGCCCATGCATCCCTGCAATTACAG AACCGCTGGTGAGGACACTGGAGTAACATATCCTTCTGTGGAAGATTCTCAAGAAGTGTGTACCACCTCTTTTTCCACCTCCCCTCCATCCCAG CTAATGGTTCCCGGGAAGGAAGGTGGGGTACCCCTTGCTCCCAACCAGCCTGCCCACGGTGCCCAGGCTGGTGACCAGGAGAGACTGACAACCTACACCCCTTCTGATGGGGCCCACTGTGCTGCCACACCTTCCAGCAG TGAGGATACTGAAACTGTGTCAAACAGCAGTGAGGGACGGGCCTCCCCCCATGATGTCTTGGAGACCATCTTTGTCCGGAAAGTGGGGGCTTTTGTCAACAAACCCATCAACCAG GTGACCCTGACCAGTTTGGACATACCCTTTGCCATGTTTGCTGCCAAGAATTTGGAACTGGAGGATGTGGATCCCATG GTGAATCCTCCAGATTCCCCAGAGACTACATCTCCTCTTCAGGGCAGCCTGCACTCTGATGGCTCCAGTGGGGGCAGCAGTGGCAATACCCAGGACGACTTTGTCATGATCGACTTC aaaccagCTTTTTCTAAAGACGACATTCTTCCGATGGACTTGGGGACCTTCTATCGTGAATTTCAGAACCCCCCTCAGCTGAGCAGCCTCTCCATAGATATCGGGGCACAGTCCATGGCTGAGGACTTG GCAGCAGCCTCTCTTCAGGACCCCATCAGtgagaggccagggaggctgaGCCCTGACTTTGAGCTGAGCCTGGGAGGAGCAGAGCAACTGTCAAGGCCGGCCCTTGTCCCTCAGCCCTGTACAATGAAAGGTATGAGCCCTCGACGGACCCACACAGCACCCCCGGGACAGGGCTGGGACCAGTCGTGTCTCCAGGTGGGAGAGCCCCTCCCGCTCCTCCAGcctactttatttggaaatattgagctatactttaaaatgtattcaaggGATTTCCAATAA
- the ATG13 gene encoding autophagy-related protein 13 isoform X2 — translation METDLNSQDRKDLDKFIKFFALKTVQVIVQARLGEKICTRSSSSPTGSDWFNLAIKDIPEVTHEAKKALAGQLPAVGRSMCVEISLKTSEGDSMELEIWCLEMNEKCDKEIKVSYAVYNRLSLLLKSLLAITRVTPAYRLSRKQGHEYVILYRIYFGEVQLNGLGEGFQTVRVGTVGTPVGTITLSCAYRINLAFMSTRHFERTPPIMGIIIDHFVDRPYPSSSPMHPCNYRTAGEDTGVTYPSVEDSQEVCTTSFSTSPPSQLSSSRLSCQPAALGVGSADLGCPAVFAAGLNTTHPYQLMVPGKEGGVPLAPNQPAHGAQAGDQERLTTYTPSDGAHCAATPSSSEDTETVSNSSEGRASPHDVLETIFVRKVGAFVNKPINQVTLTSLDIPFAMFAAKNLELEDVDPMGSLHSDGSSGGSSGNTQDDFVMIDFKPAFSKDDILPMDLGTFYREFQNPPQLSSLSIDIGAQSMAEDLAAASLQDPISERPGRLSPDFELSLGGAEQLSRPALVPQPCTMKGMSPRRTHTAPPGQGWDQSCLQVGEPLPLLQPTLFGNIELYFKMYSRDFQ, via the exons ATGGAAACTGATCTCAATTCCCAGGACAGAAAGGACCTGGACAAGTTCATTAAGTTTTTTGCCCTCAAG aCTGTCCAAGTGATTGTCCAGGCTCGACTGGGTGAGAAGATTTGTACTCGTTCATCTTCTTCCCCAACGGGTTCAGACTGG ttCAATTTAGCAATCAAAGACATCCCAGAGGTTACGCATGAAGCAAAGAAGGCGCTGGCAGGGCAGCTGCCTGCCGTCGGGAGGTCTATGTGTGTGGAGATCTCACTCAAGACTTCTGAG GGAGATTCCATGGAGCTAGAAATCTGGTGTctggaaatgaatgaaaa GTGtgataaagaaatcaaagtttCCTATGCCGTGTACAACAGACTGTCGTTGCTACTGAAGTCTCTCCTTGCTATAACTAGGGTGACACCAGCTTACAGACTGTCCAGGAAACAAGGGCATGAATATGTCATATTGTATAG AATATATTTTGGGGAAGTTCAGCTGAATGGCTTAGGAGAAG GTTTCCAGACAGTTCGTGTTGGGACAGTGGGTACCCCTGTGGGCACCATCACTCTTTCTTGTGCTTACAGAATTAACTTGGCATTCATGTCCACCAG GCACTTTGAGAGGACCCCACCTATCATGGGGATTATTATTGATCACTTTGTGGACCGTCCCTATCCCAGCTCCTCGCCCATGCATCCCTGCAATTACAG AACCGCTGGTGAGGACACTGGAGTAACATATCCTTCTGTGGAAGATTCTCAAGAAGTGTGTACCACCTCTTTTTCCACCTCCCCTCCATCCCAG CTCTCAAGCTCTCGCCTTTCCTGTCAGCCTGCTGCCCTGGGCGTTGGATCAGCTGACCTGGGTTGTCCAGCAGTGTTTGCTGCCGGCTTAAACACCACACACCCTTACCAG CTAATGGTTCCCGGGAAGGAAGGTGGGGTACCCCTTGCTCCCAACCAGCCTGCCCACGGTGCCCAGGCTGGTGACCAGGAGAGACTGACAACCTACACCCCTTCTGATGGGGCCCACTGTGCTGCCACACCTTCCAGCAG TGAGGATACTGAAACTGTGTCAAACAGCAGTGAGGGACGGGCCTCCCCCCATGATGTCTTGGAGACCATCTTTGTCCGGAAAGTGGGGGCTTTTGTCAACAAACCCATCAACCAG GTGACCCTGACCAGTTTGGACATACCCTTTGCCATGTTTGCTGCCAAGAATTTGGAACTGGAGGATGTGGATCCCATG GGCAGCCTGCACTCTGATGGCTCCAGTGGGGGCAGCAGTGGCAATACCCAGGACGACTTTGTCATGATCGACTTC aaaccagCTTTTTCTAAAGACGACATTCTTCCGATGGACTTGGGGACCTTCTATCGTGAATTTCAGAACCCCCCTCAGCTGAGCAGCCTCTCCATAGATATCGGGGCACAGTCCATGGCTGAGGACTTG GCAGCAGCCTCTCTTCAGGACCCCATCAGtgagaggccagggaggctgaGCCCTGACTTTGAGCTGAGCCTGGGAGGAGCAGAGCAACTGTCAAGGCCGGCCCTTGTCCCTCAGCCCTGTACAATGAAAGGTATGAGCCCTCGACGGACCCACACAGCACCCCCGGGACAGGGCTGGGACCAGTCGTGTCTCCAGGTGGGAGAGCCCCTCCCGCTCCTCCAGcctactttatttggaaatattgagctatactttaaaatgtattcaaggGATTTCCAATAA